A region of Jaculus jaculus isolate mJacJac1 chromosome 16, mJacJac1.mat.Y.cur, whole genome shotgun sequence DNA encodes the following proteins:
- the Asb14 gene encoding ankyrin repeat and SOCS box protein 14, which yields MDHHSSDEDTDADFQLIIQRSLQDAYKPRTAHHALEDKGCCFSSFLSTTYKKIIETIETGKEDALSHLSQCRSAFAEADGLGWIPLHKAAVQLNKNILEITLKASKPSLWDQATCQGETPLFLAVRSCLLENASFLLLNGCNPNAKNSEGSSPLLTAVLRDSQDSYDMAALLISHGADVNLRCANNRTALHEAAKLGRQDLVKLMLVSGAFTDPRSTYGFTPLALAAQGGHTEIMELLLQKGANVHSQASDSSSVLLEAARGGNPDSVTLLLEYGADANVPKNSGHLPIHVAADRGHLLALKMLVPVTDLAAIKRSGISPLHCAAAGAHPQCLGLLIEAGFDVNFMLDQRVRKHYDDHRKSALYFAVSNGDLSSVKLLLSAGALPNQDPVNCLQVALRLGNYELVSLLLRHGANVNYFCRVNPLHFPSALQYTLKDEVMLRMLLNYGYDTERCFDCPHGSKVHTNHAFEGWTPTVIKDTMFCEVITLSWLQHLSGKVVRVMLDYVDQVQICSKLKAVLQKQRLWSEIHLILTNPRSLQHLCRLKIRKCMGRLHLRCPVFMSFLPLPNCLKAYVLYKEYDLYGQGNFTGTW from the exons ATGGATCATCACAGTAGTGATGAAGACACGGACGCTGACTTCCAACTCATTATCCAGCGGAGCCTGCAGGATGCCTACAAGCCCAGGACAGCTCACCATGCACTTGAAGACAAGGG cTGCTGCTTCTCGTCCTTCTTGAGCACTACTTACAAGAAGATTATTGAGACAATAGAG ACAGGTAAGGAAGATGCACTGTCCCACCTAAGCCAGTGCCGTTCTGCTTTTGCTGAGGCCGATGGGCTGGGCTGGATTCCTCTGCATAAGGCTGCTgtgcaattaaataaaaacattttagaaataacCTTGAAAG CTTCCAAACCTAGTTTATGGGATCAAGCTACCTGCCAAGGTGAAACGCCACTATTTCTGGCTGTCCGCAGTTGCCTCTTGGAAAATGCCAGTTTTCTTCTCCTCAATGGCTGCAATCCAAACGCTAAGAATTCCGAAGGCAGTTCTCCTCTACTTACAG CTGTTCTGCGAGACTCACAAGACTCCTACGATATGGCTGCCTTGCTGATCAGCCACGGAGCAGATGTCAACCTACGATGTGCCAACAACAGAACAGCACTCCACGAGGCGGCCAAGCTAGGCAGACAGGACCTGGTGAAGTTGATGCTGGTTTCTGGGGCGTTCACTGATCCACGGAGCACCTACGGCTTTACACCTCTTGCTCTTGCTGCCCAAGGTGGACACACGGAAATCATGGAGCTATTACTGCAGAAAG GTGCTAACGTTCACAGTCAGGCCTCAGACTCTTCTTCCGTTTTACTGGAAGCAGCCAGAGGAGGAAACCCAGATTCCGTGACTCTCTTGCTAGAGTATGGAGCGGATGCCAACGTCCCCAAGAATTCAGGCCACCTGCCCATTCATGTGGCGGCTGACAGAGGCCACTTACT GGCACTCAAGATGTTAGTCCCAGTTACGGACCTCGCAGCCATCAAGAGGAGTGGCATCAGCCCACTTCACTGTGCAGCGGCAGGGGCTCACCCTCAGTGCCTGGGACTTCTCATCGAGGCTGGCTTCGATGTGAACTTCATGCTAGATCAGAGAGTTCGGAAGCACTATGACGACCACAGGAAGTCAGCTCTGTATTTTGCTGTATCAAATGGTGACCTCTCCTCAGTTAAGCTGCTTCTGAGCGCAGGGGCTCTCCCCAACCAGGACCCGGTTAACTGCCTGCAGGTAGCCCTCCGGTTGGGCAACTATGAGCTGGTCAGTCTGCTGCTGAGACACGGGGCCAACGTCAATTACTTCTGCAGAGTCAACCCTCTGCACTTCCCGTCAGCACTGCAGTACACCCTGAAAGACGAAGTCATGCTCAGGATGCTGCTGAATTACGGCTATGACACCGAGCGGTGTTTTGATTGTCCTCACGGAAGCAAAGTTCACACCAACCATGCTTTTGAAGGCTGGACGCCTACAGTCATAAAAGATACGATG TTCTGTGAAGTAATAACACTGTCATGGCTCCAGCATCTCTCTGGAAAGGTTGTTCGTGTGATGCTTGACTATGTTGACCAAGTTCAAATCTGTTCCAAGTTGAAAGCTGTGCTCCAAAAACAGAGGCTGTGGTCAGAAATACATCTTATTCTGA CAAACCCTCGCTCGCTACAACATCTGTGCCGCCTAAAGATCCGGAAATGCATGGGACGCCTACACTTGCGCTGCCCAGTCTTCATGTCATTTCTCCCACTACCCAATTGCCTCAAAGCATATGTCCTTTACAAAGAATATGACCTTTATGGACAAGGAAACTTCACAGGAACTTGGTGA